In a single window of the Streptomyces cinnabarinus genome:
- a CDS encoding branched-chain amino acid ABC transporter substrate-binding protein — MVILTSVLATGALSLTACGSRDDNGGGDSNGGETTTLTIGVDAPLSGENSTTGLGIQYGAQIAVDDANKNKLVPGVTFKLKAFDDKAQPATGQTNATAITGDKTAVGAVGPLNSGVAQTMQQVFASAKMVQISPSNTAPELTQGKDWQTEKKRPFDTYFRTATTDELQGSFAADYALNGLKKKKAFVVDDKQTYGAGLAKIFNEQFKKLGGSVVETDHVNTGDKDFGSLVTKIKNSGADLLYYGGQYDESALLTKQMKDAGVKIPLFGGDGMFASTYIEAGGKATEGDLATAIGVPADTLPAAKTFIETYKAKGYKGDYGAYGAYSYDATTAIIKAVKAAVDANDGKVPSDINELRAQVVEGVQKSDFEGLSGKVAFDEYGDTTNKQLTVYQVVKGEWKAVKTGTADLG, encoded by the coding sequence TTGGTGATACTTACCTCCGTCCTCGCGACCGGAGCTCTGTCCCTCACCGCCTGCGGCTCCCGAGACGACAACGGCGGCGGCGACAGCAACGGCGGCGAGACCACGACGCTGACCATTGGTGTCGACGCTCCGCTCTCCGGTGAGAACTCCACCACCGGCCTCGGCATCCAGTACGGCGCCCAGATCGCTGTCGACGACGCGAACAAGAACAAGCTCGTCCCGGGCGTCACCTTCAAGCTGAAGGCGTTCGACGACAAGGCGCAGCCCGCCACCGGCCAGACCAACGCGACCGCGATCACCGGCGACAAGACCGCCGTCGGCGCCGTCGGCCCGCTGAACTCGGGCGTCGCCCAGACCATGCAGCAGGTCTTCGCCTCGGCCAAGATGGTCCAGATCTCCCCGTCCAACACCGCCCCGGAGCTGACCCAGGGCAAGGACTGGCAGACCGAGAAGAAGCGGCCGTTCGACACGTACTTCCGTACGGCCACCACCGACGAGCTCCAGGGCAGCTTCGCCGCCGACTACGCGCTCAACGGCCTCAAGAAGAAGAAGGCCTTCGTCGTCGACGACAAGCAGACGTACGGCGCCGGCCTGGCGAAGATCTTCAACGAGCAGTTCAAGAAGCTGGGTGGCTCGGTCGTCGAGACCGACCACGTCAACACCGGCGACAAGGACTTCGGCTCCCTGGTCACCAAGATCAAGAACTCCGGCGCTGACCTGCTCTACTACGGCGGCCAGTACGACGAGTCCGCGCTGCTCACCAAGCAGATGAAGGACGCCGGGGTGAAGATCCCGCTGTTCGGCGGCGACGGCATGTTCGCCTCCACCTACATCGAGGCCGGTGGCAAGGCCACCGAGGGTGACCTCGCCACCGCGATCGGCGTCCCCGCCGACACCCTGCCCGCCGCCAAGACCTTCATCGAGACCTACAAGGCCAAGGGCTACAAGGGCGACTACGGCGCCTACGGCGCGTACTCCTACGACGCCACCACCGCCATCATCAAGGCCGTGAAGGCCGCCGTGGACGCCAACGACGGCAAGGTCCCCAGCGACATCAACGAGCTCCGCGCCCAGGTCGTCGAGGGCGTTCAGAAGTCGGACTTCGAGGGCCTGTCCGGCAAGGTCGCCTTCGACGAGTACGGCGACACCACCAACAAGCAGCTCACCGTCTACCAGGTTGTCAAGGGTGAGTGGAAGGCCGTGAAGACCGGCACCGCCGACCTCGGCTGA
- a CDS encoding branched-chain amino acid ABC transporter permease: MNTLPQQLANGLLLGSMYGLIAIGYTMVYGIVQLINFAHGEIFMTGAFGAFTVYFYILPDGTAMAVAVPLMLIGGGLVAVLIAVGAERFAYRPLRGAPRLAPLITAIGLSLALQEVVRNFYPGADRAIAFPGLDATHEIGSITIKDADIFLILAAVICMAALAFFVRKSRTGRAMQATAQDPDTAQLMGIDTNRIIVIAFAIGGFFAAVAAVAYGLKYGNIDYRMGFLMGLKAFTAAVLGGIGNIYGAMLGGLVLGIAETLASAYIDEIPGMQQLGGQSWANVWAFGLLILVLLVRPQGLLGERVADRA; the protein is encoded by the coding sequence GTGAACACCCTGCCGCAGCAGCTGGCCAACGGGCTGCTTCTAGGCTCGATGTACGGGCTGATCGCCATCGGCTACACGATGGTGTACGGCATCGTCCAGCTCATCAACTTCGCGCACGGCGAGATCTTCATGACCGGGGCCTTCGGCGCCTTCACGGTCTACTTCTACATCCTCCCCGACGGCACGGCGATGGCCGTAGCCGTCCCGCTGATGCTGATAGGCGGCGGCCTCGTGGCCGTGCTCATCGCCGTCGGCGCGGAACGGTTCGCCTATCGACCACTGCGCGGAGCACCACGACTGGCACCGCTCATCACCGCAATCGGCCTCTCCCTGGCTCTCCAGGAGGTCGTCCGCAACTTCTACCCCGGCGCCGACCGAGCCATCGCCTTCCCCGGCCTCGACGCCACCCACGAAATCGGCTCCATCACCATCAAGGACGCCGACATCTTCCTGATCCTGGCCGCCGTCATCTGCATGGCCGCCCTCGCCTTCTTCGTCCGCAAGTCCCGCACCGGCCGCGCCATGCAGGCCACCGCCCAGGACCCGGACACCGCCCAGCTCATGGGCATCGACACCAACCGGATCATCGTGATCGCCTTCGCGATCGGCGGCTTCTTCGCCGCGGTCGCCGCGGTCGCCTACGGCCTGAAGTACGGCAACATCGACTACCGCATGGGCTTCCTGATGGGCCTCAAGGCCTTCACCGCGGCCGTCCTCGGCGGCATCGGCAACATCTACGGCGCCATGCTCGGTGGTCTGGTCCTCGGCATCGCCGAGACCCTGGCCTCCGCGTACATCGACGAGATCCCCGGCATGCAGCAGCTCGGCGGCCAGAGCTGGGCCAACGTCTGGGCCTTCGGCCTCCTCATCCTCGTGCTCCTGGTCAGGCCACAGGGTCTGCTCGGCGAACGCGTCGCGGACAGGGCGTGA
- a CDS encoding branched-chain amino acid ABC transporter permease: MTEINKTTTDTATTPDAPAARGLLSLPLAAARALLLAGGVATAASAFLAWTWTDEFPGDLTITGYPGGLQWLTFVAGLLTTLFALASYGIRGLGWLMPAKNNAPLVLVALGGFATTWFTVISICVELNGIVNLEPGGYIAAIASLLPVLGALALPEQLGDGLKENLKAYVAKPDRFPAQKSLAPWIERAIITVVTAIGLAVFTYGIDTEYGELFIGYLILITFSLWALHTAGLLDVFSRIVAHNRSFTLAMGFAAAIAFPFTQTDDHYANIGVNILIFGTVALGLNIVVGLAGLLDLGYVAFLGVGAYTAALVSGSEFSRFSGVQFPFWAAALTGAAASLLFGVLIGAPTLRLRGDYLAIVTLGFGEIFRIAVNNMDGDSGPDITNGPNGIPSIPDLSFFGFNMGESHDIAGFTLGRFANYYLLMVLIMAIVVLVYTRAADSRIGRSWIAIREDETAATAMGINGFRVKLVAFALGAALAGLAGTVSAHVTYSVVPTPYQFAGSTPPNSAFLLAAVVLGGMGTVAGPLLGAALLYLLPEKLNFLQDKSLLAFGIALVLLMRFRPEGIIANRRRQLEFHETGQLDVPEQATLTDEPAVTKAGA, encoded by the coding sequence GTGACCGAGATCAACAAGACCACCACGGACACGGCGACCACGCCGGACGCCCCCGCCGCTCGCGGCCTGCTGTCCCTGCCGCTCGCCGCGGCCCGCGCCCTGCTGCTGGCCGGCGGTGTCGCCACCGCCGCCTCCGCCTTCCTCGCCTGGACCTGGACCGACGAGTTCCCCGGCGACCTCACCATCACCGGCTACCCCGGCGGCCTGCAGTGGCTGACCTTCGTCGCCGGACTGCTCACCACCCTGTTCGCGCTGGCGTCCTACGGCATCCGCGGCCTGGGCTGGCTGATGCCCGCCAAGAACAACGCGCCGCTGGTGCTCGTGGCACTCGGCGGCTTCGCCACCACCTGGTTCACCGTCATCTCCATCTGCGTGGAGCTCAACGGCATCGTGAACCTGGAGCCCGGCGGCTACATCGCGGCCATCGCCTCCCTGCTGCCCGTGCTCGGCGCCCTCGCCCTGCCCGAGCAGCTCGGCGACGGCCTCAAGGAGAACCTCAAGGCGTACGTCGCCAAGCCCGACCGGTTCCCCGCCCAGAAGAGCCTCGCCCCCTGGATCGAGCGGGCCATCATCACCGTCGTCACGGCGATCGGCCTGGCCGTCTTCACCTACGGCATCGACACCGAATACGGCGAGCTGTTCATCGGCTACCTGATCCTGATCACCTTCTCGCTGTGGGCCCTGCACACCGCGGGTCTGCTCGACGTGTTCTCCCGGATCGTCGCCCACAACCGCAGCTTCACGCTCGCTATGGGCTTCGCCGCGGCCATCGCATTCCCCTTCACCCAGACCGATGACCACTACGCCAACATCGGCGTGAACATCCTGATCTTCGGTACGGTCGCGCTCGGCCTGAACATCGTCGTCGGCCTCGCCGGCCTGCTGGACCTCGGCTACGTCGCCTTCCTCGGCGTCGGCGCCTACACCGCGGCCCTGGTCTCCGGCTCCGAGTTCTCCCGGTTCTCCGGCGTCCAGTTCCCCTTCTGGGCCGCTGCACTGACCGGCGCCGCCGCCTCCCTGCTCTTCGGTGTCCTCATCGGCGCCCCGACCCTGCGGCTGCGCGGCGACTACCTCGCCATCGTCACCCTGGGCTTCGGTGAGATCTTCCGGATCGCCGTGAACAACATGGACGGCGACTCCGGCCCCGACATCACCAACGGCCCCAACGGCATCCCGTCCATCCCGGACCTGAGCTTCTTCGGGTTCAACATGGGCGAGAGCCACGACATCGCCGGCTTCACCCTCGGCCGGTTCGCCAACTACTACCTGCTGATGGTCCTCATCATGGCCATCGTGGTCCTCGTCTACACCCGCGCCGCGGACTCCCGCATCGGCCGCTCCTGGATCGCCATCCGGGAGGACGAGACCGCCGCCACCGCCATGGGCATCAACGGCTTCCGCGTCAAGCTCGTCGCCTTCGCCCTCGGTGCCGCCCTCGCCGGCCTCGCCGGCACGGTCAGCGCGCACGTCACGTACTCCGTGGTGCCCACGCCCTACCAGTTCGCCGGCTCCACGCCGCCCAACTCGGCGTTCCTGCTGGCCGCCGTCGTCCTCGGCGGCATGGGCACGGTCGCGGGCCCGCTGCTCGGCGCGGCGCTGCTCTACCTGCTCCCGGAGAAGCTCAACTTCCTCCAGGACAAGTCGCTGCTGGCCTTCGGTATCGCACTGGTACTGCTGATGCGCTTCCGCCCGGAGGGCATCATCGCCAACCGCCGCCGTCAGCTCGAATTCCACGAGACCGGCCAACTCGACGTACCAGAACAAGCGACGCTGACCGACGAACCGGCCGTCACCAAGGCAGGGGCGTAA
- a CDS encoding ABC transporter ATP-binding protein has translation MTTPVLEARGVTMRFGGLTAVRSVDFTVNSGEIVGLIGPNGAGKTTFFNCLTGLYVPTEGTVSYKGKVLPPKPHLVTQAGIARTFQNIRLFANMTVLENVLVGRHTRTKEGLWSALLRGPGFKKAEKASEERAMELLEFIGLDHKRDHLARNLPYGEQRKLEIARALASDPGLLLLDEPTAGMNPQETRATEELVFAIRDQGIAVLLIEHDMRFVFNLSDRVAVLVQGEKLVEGTSEVVQADERVIAAYLGEPFEGAPGEAEAAEVAAAEAGAGAEAASDTEERSTTSTKGEAQ, from the coding sequence ATGACGACACCTGTACTCGAAGCCCGCGGCGTCACCATGCGCTTCGGCGGCCTGACCGCCGTCCGCTCGGTCGACTTCACGGTGAACTCCGGCGAGATCGTCGGCCTGATCGGCCCCAACGGCGCCGGCAAGACGACCTTCTTCAACTGCCTGACGGGCCTGTACGTCCCCACCGAGGGCACGGTCTCCTACAAGGGCAAGGTGCTGCCGCCCAAGCCGCACCTGGTGACGCAGGCGGGCATCGCCCGTACGTTCCAGAACATCCGTCTGTTCGCCAACATGACGGTGCTGGAAAACGTCCTCGTCGGCCGGCACACCCGCACCAAGGAGGGCCTGTGGTCGGCGCTGCTGCGCGGACCCGGCTTCAAGAAGGCGGAGAAGGCCAGCGAGGAACGGGCCATGGAACTCCTGGAGTTCATCGGCCTCGACCACAAGCGGGACCACCTCGCCCGTAACCTCCCCTACGGCGAGCAGCGCAAGCTGGAGATCGCGCGCGCCCTCGCCTCCGACCCCGGCCTTCTGCTCCTGGACGAGCCGACGGCCGGCATGAACCCGCAGGAGACGCGGGCGACCGAGGAACTGGTCTTCGCCATCCGCGACCAGGGCATCGCCGTCCTCCTCATCGAGCACGACATGCGCTTCGTGTTCAATCTGAGCGACCGCGTCGCCGTCCTCGTCCAGGGCGAGAAGCTCGTCGAAGGCACCTCCGAGGTCGTCCAGGCCGACGAGCGCGTCATCGCCGCCTACCTCGGTGAGCCCTTCGAGGGCGCCCCCGGTGAGGCGGAGGCCGCCGAGGTCGCCGCCGCCGAGGCCGGGGCCGGGGCCGAGGCGGCCTCGGACACCGAGGAGCGGAGCACCACCAGCACCAAGGGAGAAGCCCAGTGA
- a CDS encoding ABC transporter ATP-binding protein gives MTALLEVEDLRVAYGKIEAVKGISFSVEAGQVVTLIGTNGAGKTTTLRTLSGLLKPSSGKILFDGKPLTGIAAHKIVALGLAHSPEGRHIFPRLTIFENLQLGAFLRKDKEGIEKDIQKAYDLFPILGERRNQAAGTLSGGEQQMLAMGRALMSQPKLLMLDEPSMGLSPIMMQKIMATIAELKSQGTTILLVEQNAQAALSLADQGHVMEVGNIVLSGTGQDLLHDESVRKAYLGED, from the coding sequence GTGACCGCACTGCTAGAGGTCGAGGACCTCCGGGTCGCCTACGGCAAGATCGAGGCCGTCAAGGGCATCTCCTTCAGCGTGGAGGCGGGCCAGGTCGTCACCCTGATCGGCACCAACGGCGCCGGCAAGACCACCACCCTGCGCACCCTGTCGGGGCTGCTCAAGCCCTCCTCCGGGAAGATCCTCTTCGACGGCAAGCCGCTCACCGGCATCGCCGCCCACAAGATCGTCGCGCTGGGCCTGGCCCACTCCCCCGAGGGCCGGCACATCTTCCCCCGGCTGACCATCTTCGAGAACCTCCAGCTCGGCGCCTTCCTCCGGAAGGACAAGGAGGGCATCGAGAAGGACATCCAGAAGGCGTACGACCTGTTCCCCATCCTCGGGGAACGCCGCAACCAGGCGGCGGGCACCCTCTCCGGCGGTGAGCAGCAGATGCTGGCAATGGGCCGCGCCCTGATGTCCCAGCCGAAGCTGCTGATGCTCGACGAGCCCTCCATGGGCCTGTCGCCGATCATGATGCAGAAGATCATGGCGACGATCGCCGAGCTGAAGTCGCAGGGCACCACGATCCTGCTGGTCGAGCAGAACGCCCAGGCGGCGCTCTCGCTCGCCGACCAGGGTCACGTCATGGAGGTCGGCAACATCGTCCTGTCCGGCACCGGCCAGGACCTCCTCCACGACGAGTCGGTCCGCAAGGCCTACCTCGGCGAGGACTGA
- a CDS encoding ANTAR domain-containing response regulator → MTAPESPQPVDAPDDDKSHVPPLTTRVVIAEDEALIRLDLKEMLEEEGYSVVGEAGDGEQAIELAREHRPDLVILDVKMPKLDGISAAEKIAEESIAPVLMLTAFSQRDLVERARDAGAMAYLVKPFSKSDVVPAIEMAVSRFTELRELEKEVADLTQRLETRKLVDRAKSVLQTEYGLSEPAAFRWIQKTSMDRRMSMQQVAEAVIQDAEEKKAAKD, encoded by the coding sequence GTGACCGCCCCCGAGTCGCCCCAGCCCGTAGACGCGCCCGACGACGACAAGTCGCACGTGCCTCCGCTGACGACCCGTGTCGTCATTGCCGAGGACGAGGCTTTGATCCGGCTCGACCTCAAAGAGATGCTTGAGGAAGAGGGGTACTCGGTTGTCGGTGAGGCCGGTGACGGGGAGCAGGCCATCGAGCTCGCCCGCGAGCATCGGCCCGACCTCGTCATTCTTGACGTGAAGATGCCCAAACTGGACGGCATCTCCGCCGCCGAGAAGATCGCCGAGGAGAGCATCGCGCCGGTGCTCATGCTCACCGCCTTCTCGCAGCGCGACCTCGTCGAGCGGGCCCGGGACGCCGGCGCGATGGCCTACCTCGTCAAGCCGTTCAGTAAGAGTGATGTCGTGCCGGCCATCGAGATGGCCGTCTCGCGGTTCACCGAGCTGCGGGAGCTGGAGAAGGAGGTCGCCGACCTCACCCAGCGACTGGAGACTCGGAAGCTCGTCGACCGGGCGAAGTCGGTTCTGCAGACCGAGTACGGGCTGAGCGAGCCTGCCGCTTTCCGGTGGATCCAGAAGACCTCGATGGACCGGCGGATGTCGATGCAGCAGGTCGCCGAGGCTGTCATTCAGGACGCCGAGGAGAAGAAGGCCGCCAAGGACTGA
- a CDS encoding helix-turn-helix domain-containing protein: MYDLGTRKQALALVAEGRSLNSVSKKTGISRAAIRSWQTRIDPLPRIQQTRCSLCGPAAKPPSDKASYSYLLGLYLGDGCISPGMKTGYFLRVACADSWPGLIEACAAAVEAINPSRKAYRVQAVGYTSVVGYSGHWPCLFPQHGPGKKHERRITLEPWQQQIVDAHPWEFIRGLIHSDGCRVTNWTARMVSGERKRYEYPRYFFTNKSEDIRALYTDTLDKLGVEWAVYARNGNAFNISVARKASVALMDTHVGPKY; this comes from the coding sequence ATGTACGACCTCGGCACACGCAAGCAAGCTCTGGCCTTGGTGGCGGAGGGACGCAGTCTCAACTCCGTCAGCAAGAAGACCGGCATATCCCGCGCCGCCATCCGCTCATGGCAAACGCGCATCGATCCGCTGCCCCGTATCCAGCAGACCCGTTGCTCTCTTTGCGGCCCAGCGGCGAAGCCGCCATCGGACAAGGCGTCGTACAGCTACCTGCTCGGTCTGTACCTGGGCGACGGCTGCATCAGCCCAGGCATGAAGACGGGTTACTTCCTCCGCGTCGCCTGCGCCGACTCATGGCCCGGTCTCATCGAAGCGTGTGCCGCGGCAGTCGAAGCGATCAATCCCAGTCGGAAGGCATACCGAGTCCAGGCTGTCGGATACACCTCCGTGGTCGGCTACAGCGGGCACTGGCCCTGCCTCTTCCCCCAGCACGGCCCCGGCAAGAAGCACGAGCGCCGCATCACCCTCGAACCCTGGCAGCAGCAAATCGTCGACGCCCACCCCTGGGAGTTCATCCGCGGCCTCATCCACTCGGACGGCTGCCGCGTCACCAACTGGACGGCCCGGATGGTCTCCGGTGAGCGCAAGCGCTACGAGTACCCGCGGTACTTCTTCACCAACAAGTCCGAAGACATCCGGGCGCTGTACACCGACACCCTCGACAAGCTCGGCGTCGAGTGGGCCGTCTACGCCCGCAACGGCAACGCGTTCAACATCTCCGTCGCCAGGAAGGCCTCCGTAGCCCTCATGGACACCCACGTAGGCCCCAAGTACTGA
- the pyk gene encoding pyruvate kinase, with the protein MRRAKIVCTLGPATDSYDQIKALVDAGMDVARFNLSHGSHADHEDRYQRVRKASDETGRSVGLLADLQGPKIRLGRFTEGPVLLERGDSFTITVQEGAEGDRESCGTTYAGLAADVTPGERILVDDGKVCLEVVAVDGPRVRTTVIEGGMISDHKGLNLPGVAVSVPALSDKDEADLRWALRTGFDVIALSFVRSGRDIDDVHRIMDEEGRRLPVIAKVEKPQAVEAIDDIVAAFDGIMVARGDLGVEMPLEQVPIVQKRAIKLAKRNAKPVIVATQMLDSMIDNARPTRAEASDVANAVIDGTDAVMLSGETSVGKYAIETVRTMAKIVEAAEEDLLAKGLPPLTERNKPRTQGGAVARAAAEMGDFLGAKFLVAFTQSGDTARRLSRYRSPIPLLAFTPEPATRSQLNLTWGVETFLGPHVDSTDAMVDQVDELLLKYGRCQKGDTVVITAGSPPGVSGSTNMVRVHHIGEDDSPK; encoded by the coding sequence ATGCGCCGAGCAAAAATCGTCTGCACCCTGGGACCCGCCACCGACTCCTACGACCAGATAAAGGCACTGGTCGACGCCGGAATGGACGTGGCCCGCTTCAACCTCAGCCACGGCAGCCACGCCGACCACGAGGACCGCTACCAGCGCGTGCGCAAGGCCTCCGACGAGACCGGCCGCAGCGTCGGCCTGCTCGCCGACCTTCAAGGCCCGAAGATCCGCCTCGGCCGCTTCACCGAAGGACCCGTACTCCTTGAACGCGGCGACTCCTTCACCATCACCGTGCAGGAGGGCGCGGAGGGCGACCGCGAGAGCTGCGGCACCACTTACGCCGGCCTTGCCGCGGACGTCACTCCGGGCGAGCGCATCCTCGTGGACGACGGCAAGGTCTGCCTCGAAGTCGTTGCGGTCGACGGCCCCCGGGTCCGGACGACGGTGATCGAAGGCGGAATGATCTCCGACCACAAGGGCCTGAACCTCCCCGGCGTCGCCGTCTCCGTCCCCGCCCTCTCCGACAAGGACGAAGCAGACCTCCGCTGGGCCCTGCGCACCGGCTTCGACGTCATCGCCCTCTCCTTCGTCCGCAGCGGCCGCGACATCGACGACGTCCACCGCATCATGGACGAGGAAGGCCGCCGACTCCCCGTCATCGCCAAGGTGGAGAAACCCCAAGCGGTAGAGGCGATCGACGACATCGTCGCCGCCTTCGACGGCATCATGGTCGCTCGCGGCGACCTCGGCGTCGAAATGCCCCTCGAACAAGTCCCGATCGTCCAGAAGCGCGCCATCAAACTCGCCAAGCGCAACGCGAAGCCGGTCATCGTGGCAACCCAGATGCTCGACTCAATGATCGACAACGCCCGCCCGACGCGCGCCGAGGCTTCGGACGTCGCCAACGCGGTCATCGACGGCACGGACGCGGTGATGCTGTCCGGCGAGACAAGCGTCGGCAAGTACGCCATCGAAACGGTCCGCACGATGGCGAAGATCGTCGAGGCGGCCGAAGAGGACCTCCTGGCCAAGGGCCTCCCACCCCTGACGGAACGCAACAAGCCCCGCACCCAAGGCGGAGCGGTGGCCCGCGCCGCCGCGGAAATGGGCGACTTCCTGGGCGCCAAGTTCCTGGTCGCCTTCACCCAGTCCGGCGACACGGCCCGCCGCCTCTCCCGCTACCGCTCCCCGATCCCCCTGCTGGCCTTCACCCCCGAACCGGCCACCCGCTCACAACTGAACCTGACGTGGGGTGTCGAAACGTTCCTGGGCCCGCATGTGGACTCCACGGACGCGATGGTCGACCAGGTCGACGAACTCCTCCTGAAATACGGCCGCTGCCAAAAGGGCGACACGGTCGTCATCACAGCCGGCTCACCTCCCGGCGTCTCGGGCTCGACCAACATGGTCCGCGTCCACCACATCGGCGAGGACGACAGCCCCAAGTAG
- a CDS encoding SIMPL domain-containing protein — translation MTTPAVPYGTPDAPRIAVRGEAHLEVDPEIGRIGITIASRGKDRRTALDDLTRRNATALDLVKSYGDAVERLETGAFSVRPELTKRGRGERVHTYHGTVHLTAELTDFTALGELTTRLADLDLTRVDGPWWDLRPDSPAHRRARERAVHEAVQRAREYAEALGTSLAALVEIADIGAEDGGPHPMAAGRMRSIAFAEAAEDTVTALDLEPQRQHVHAQVNARFTMRPPQL, via the coding sequence ATGACCACGCCCGCCGTCCCCTACGGCACCCCCGACGCCCCACGCATCGCCGTCCGCGGCGAGGCCCACCTCGAAGTCGACCCCGAGATCGGCCGCATCGGCATCACCATCGCCTCCCGCGGCAAAGACCGACGCACCGCCCTCGACGACCTCACCCGACGCAACGCCACCGCCCTCGACCTGGTCAAGTCATACGGCGACGCCGTCGAACGACTGGAGACCGGCGCCTTCTCCGTCCGCCCCGAACTCACCAAACGCGGACGCGGTGAACGCGTGCACACCTACCACGGCACCGTCCATCTCACCGCCGAACTCACCGACTTCACCGCCCTCGGCGAACTCACCACCCGCCTCGCCGACCTGGACCTCACCCGCGTCGACGGCCCCTGGTGGGACCTGCGCCCCGACTCACCCGCCCACCGCCGGGCCCGCGAACGCGCCGTCCACGAAGCGGTCCAACGGGCCCGCGAGTACGCCGAGGCGCTGGGCACCTCACTGGCCGCCCTGGTGGAGATCGCCGACATCGGCGCCGAGGACGGCGGACCCCACCCGATGGCGGCCGGCCGCATGCGCTCCATCGCCTTCGCGGAAGCCGCCGAGGACACAGTGACCGCCCTCGACCTCGAACCCCAGCGCCAGCACGTCCACGCCCAGGTGAACGCCCGATTCACCATGCGACCCCCACAGCTGTAG